Proteins encoded by one window of Microcebus murinus isolate Inina chromosome 2, M.murinus_Inina_mat1.0, whole genome shotgun sequence:
- the GNAT2 gene encoding guanine nucleotide-binding protein G(t) subunit alpha-2 has product MGSGISAEDKELAKRSKELEKKLQEDADREAKTVKLLLLGAGESGKSTIVKQMKIIHQDGYSPEECLEFKSIIYGNVLQSILAIIRAMSTLGIDYAEPSCADDGRQLNNLADSIEEGTMPPELVEVIRKLWKDGGVQACFERAAEYQLNDSASYYLNQLERITDPDYLPNEQDVLRSRVKTTGIIETKFSVKDLNFRMFDVGGQRSERKKWIHCFEGVTCIIFCAALSAYDMVLVEDDEVNRMHESLHLFNSICNHKFFAATSIVLFLNKKDLFEEKIKKVHLSICFPEYDGNNSYEDAGNYIKSQFLDLNMRKDVKEIYSHMTCATDTQNVKFVFDAVTDIIIKENLKDCGLF; this is encoded by the exons ATGGGCAGTGGAATCAGTGCTGAGGACAAAGAACTGGCCAAGAGGTCCAAGGAGCTAGAAAAGAAGCTGCAGGAGGATGCAGACAGAGAAGCCAAGACGGtcaagctgctgctgctgg GTGCTGGGGAGTCAGGAAAGAGCACCATCGTCAAACAGATGAA GATCATTCACCAGGACGGCTATTCTCCAGAAGAATGCCTGGAGTTCAAGTCTATCATCTACGGGAACGTGCTGCAGTCCATCCTGGCTATCATCCGGGCCATGTCCACACTGGGAATTGACTACGCTGAACCAAGCTGTGCG GATGATGGACGACAGCTCAACAACCTAGCTGACTCCATTGAGGAGGGAACCATGCCTCCCGAGCTGGTGGAGGTCATCAGGAAGTTGTGGAAGGATGGTGGGGTGCAAGCCTGCTTCGAGAGGGCCGCAGAGTACCAGCTCAATGACTCGGCATCTTA CTACCTAAACCAGCTGGAACGAATTACAGACCCTGACTACCTCCCTAATGAGCAAGATGTGCTACGATCCAGAGTCAAAACCACAGGCATCATCGAGACCAAGTTTTCCGTCAAAGACTTGAATTTCAG GATGTTTGATGTGGGAGGCCaaagatcagagagaaagaaGTGGATCCACTGCTTTGAAGGAGTCACCTGCATCATTTTCTGCGCAGCCCTCAGTGCCTATGATATGGTGCTTGTCGAAGATGACGAAGTG AATCGTATGCATGAGTCTTTGCATCTGTTCAACAGCATATGTAACCACAAGTTCTTTGCGGCTACTTCCATTGTCCTCTTTCTCAACAAGAAGGACCTCTTTGaggaaaaaatcaagaaagtcCATCTCAGCATTTGTTTTCCAGAGTATGATG GGAACAACTCCTATGAGGATGCAGGGAATTATATCAAGAGCCAGTTCCTTGACCTGAATATGCGAAAAGATGTCAAAGAAATCTACAGTCACATGACCTGTGCTACAGATACACAGAATGTCAAATTTGTGTTTGATGCAGTTACAGATATCATCATCAAAGAAAACCTCAAGGACTGCGGGCTCTTCTAA